DNA from Flavobacterium aestivum:
TAGCAGTTCAAAAATGCATAACAGACGCTATAAAAAACGCAGGAATTTCTGCAGCAGAAATAGATGCTATAAATGGTCACTTAACAGCTACTTCAAAAGATAGTCTGGAAATTATGAATTGGTGCACTGCTCTAGGTAGAAAAGGAACTGATTTTCCCTATATCAATTCACTGAAATCAATGGTAGGACATTGTTTGTCGGCTTCCGGAAGTGTAGAAAGTGTTGCAACTGTATTGCAAGTACAACAAGGATTTATTTTTCCTAATATCAATTGTGAAGATTTGCATCCTGAAATTTCCACTTATATTGATGCAGCAAAAATTCCTTGTCAGTTAATCGAAAAAGACATAAATATTATTGCAAAAGCCAGTTTTGGTTTTGGAGATATAAATGGATGTATTATTTTTAAGAAATATAATCCTAACATTTAATAAAAGAACAATATAGAACTAATTTTAAAAGAATATGGATAGAGAAGCAACAATAGAACAGCTAAAGAATATCATAAAACCGTACTCTCAAAATGAAGAAGCTTTTGAAAATCTTACAGAAGAAACGGATTTCATTAATGATTTAAAAATAAACTCGGCTAATTTGGTTGATGTTATCTTAGATATCGAAGAAAAATTCGACCTTATTATCGATAATGAATCCATGGAAAAAATGGTCAATGTAAAAGCGGCAATAGGTATTATTGAAGCTGAATTATTAAAAAAATGATTGGAAATGACATTATAGATCTAGATTTAGCTCTCAAGGAAAGCAATTGGAAAAGAAACCGCTTTTTGGATAAAATTTTTTCTCCAAATGAGCAGCAATTGATTCAAAATTCCAAAAACAAAGACCATATGGTATGGAATTTATGGAGCAGGAAGGAGGCTTGCTATAAAATTTATAACCGCCAAACGGGAATTAGAGGTTTTTTCCCGTTACGATTCGTGTGTTATTATGATAGTGCAAATACTGGAACAGTTTCTATTGATGACTTTGTTTTTTATACCCAAACAGAAATCACAAGTAGCTATATTTATTCGGTTGCCGTATTAGAAAAAGAATATTTCAAAAAAATAAAACTTTTAGAAACGGACATAACTATAAAAAAAGAAAACGGAATTCCATATTTAGTAAATCCCGTTTCAAATAACGTGAGTCCTGTATCTATAACGCATCACGGTCGTTATCAGAGAATCATTTCGACAATATAAGTCAGCTTTCGAAATATCTTTCGAGTGAAATTTTACTTTATACCCAATCTTGACTTCAGTTTCAAAAACAACAAGGCCATTGTATAAGCATCTTCTGAGGGAGTGTTTCGGTATGTTTTTGGTAATTTAAAAATATCTGATAATTCGTCTAATGAAAATTGCTTATCATTAGCATCAATTAGTTTTCTATACATTACGTCAATATCTAATGCTTCGTTTTTTAATCGGCCACAGCCCAATCTTTCTAAACTAACATTGATCATTTCTACATCAAAGTCAATATGATGGCCTATTAAAACTGAATTACCTATATAATCAATGAACGCTTGAATAGCATCAGGTTCACTTAATTTCTTCATTCTGCTTTCTATAATAAACTCATTAGACAAGCCATTATCATGAAGATATTTATACTGCAAAAGAACCGTTTCAAAACTATCACCAATATGAATGCTGTTTTTGACAATCGCAAATGAACCAATAGACAAAATCACATCCTTATAAGGATTTAGTCCAGTAGTTTCAGTTGTAAAAACAACAAATCGATTCGGTTTTTCTTCAAACTTAGATAAATAAGTTTTCCAAAAATCAGGATACTCTTTGTTTATATTTTTTAACCAGTCTAACATTATTATGAGAATTGCGTAAGTTTAAAATTACTTTTTATTAATTCTTCTAAATCTTTCATTGGATTAAAAGCATTTTTTAATTTCTCTTTATCCAGTTTAGTCAATTCATCTAAATTTATATATTGCCCAGAATTTTCATTTTTCAAACCTTCATTAACTCTAAATTTTGATAAAACTAGAAATGCTTCTGCACAATTAAGATAAATATCGGCATTTTTAGGATCAATAATAGCTAATTGCTTAAATCTTAAATAAGTATTATTAAATCCTCTTATGCTAAAGTGCAACGCAAAAAGTCTGGCACCATCAATAAGTGGCATCAATGCTCGGGTTTTTATATCGAACTTATCTTTATTTGGTTCTTCTTCTTCACGAACAAATTTTTTGAAAAAAGTAAGTGGTGCATTTTTTCTTAAAGCGTCATTTCCTAAAAAATCAAAAAACAGAGAATTATTTTCGATACTCTCAAATATTCTATTCTCTAATGCTTCAAATATTTTTTTCTCACCAAAAACCAAATCCAAATCAAAGAAAATACTACTCAAATTATTACTATTTTCACCTGGAGTATTTATCCAACTATCATACTGTTTAGTCCAGTCTGTCAATGATTTACACCATAACATATTACTAGCTATATGTCCGTTTGGACATAACTCATAGCCTGTTTTTTCAAGTATCAAAGTGGTCTTTTTACTTAGCTTTAAAAAATAATCTCTTACGTCTCTATATTTATCAGAAGGTACATCCTCAAATACCAAAATACTATCTTGATCCGTAAGCAACAATTGTTCTTTTCTACCCTGACTACCAATACTTAACCATGAAAAACGAGCAGGAGGAGAGCCTAATTCTAAAATAGATATTTCTACAGCACGTTTTAAAATGGCAGAATTTATCTCACTCGCAATATTATTGATATGCGAAAGCGGAATATTTTTATTTATTGAGTTTTGAATCAATTCTGCTAAACGCTCTCGAATTTGTCTCAATTCTTTTGGGTTTAGCGATCTTTTGACTTCTTTTATTAAAACGCCTGGATTATTTGCTTGAGCAACAATTAGATCATGCTCAGATATTATCCCTCTTACAACTGATTTATCTGTACCATCATGGGTTACACATAAATGACTAACATTGTTTTTCAGCATTAGCAATTGGGCTTCCGCCAAAGAAACATTTTCTACAACTGTAACCACCGGAGATGACATGATAGAGTTTACAGCAATAGTTATAGGAAACAAACCTGAAGCTATTTTTGAACACATATCCGTATTGGTTACAATCCCAATAGGCAAATTGTTCTCACAAATGACCGCACTCGTTGAGAGATTCTCAGTCATACGCAAAGCAACTTCTTTTGCATTATCAGCAGCACTTACAACAAGAGGAGATCTATTGTAGGTAAGAGACTGAAAATATTGCATTTCATTTTTTTGTTCTGCATAGAAAAAATTGTCAGAAGCTAATTTTCCTCTAAAATTCTCTTTATCTTTTGGATTCCAGGTATTAGAAGCAAAACTTTCTAAAAGGAAATTTAATACATTCGGATTATTGGCAACAAAAGGTCTGAAAGTGGCTATAGGAATACCATAAATTACACTTTCTTCGCGGGCTTTTGCAGTCATCATATAATTGTTTTTGGCAAAAAACGGACGTAATCCAAATACATCACCAGCATGACATTTGTTTAACAATGTCTCTTCTGCATCTGAAATTACAGATAAATTGACAGTACCTGATGCTACTACATAAAAGCAATCATGTAAAACATCATTTATTTGAAATAATGTTTTGTGTTTTTCTAAATTTATAACGCGAATATTTGCGGCTATTTCTGACAATTCCTGAAAAGTCAAGTTGTCAAATGGCGGGTATTCCTTTAAAAAATCAGCAATATGTTCAGCAATTGTATTCATAGTTTGAAATAATGTATGGACAGTAAAAATAATAAAATTACCCTTAAAAAGAAGACATAATTGTAGGAATGCAATTAAATTTTAGAATCGTTAAATTTTTCATAAAAATAATACAAAATCTAAATAAATATATTGAAGTTGTCCTAATTTTATGTGATAATCAAAAAACTAATCATATGAAATTATCAAGAAAAGTATTATTATTACTTGCAACAGTTTTTGTTACGGCATTTGTTAATGCACAGGAAAAGCCTTTGAGTCCACCTGAAAAGGCTACTGGAAAAATAAATGGTGCAACCATTGAAATCAATTATGGAAGTCCATCCGTAAGAGGAAGAAAAATTTGGGGAGAATTAGTTCCTTTCAACGATATCTGGCGTGCTGGTGCCAATGAAGCTACCACATTTGAAACCAACAAGGACATTACGATTGAAGGTTCTAAATTGCCAGCAGGTAAATATTCTTTCTTTGTAATTCCAAATGAAAAAGAATGTGTTGTCATTTTTAATAAAGAAGCTAAACAATGGGGAGCTTATAAATATAATCAAAAAAACGATCAGCTTCGTGTAACTGTTAAACCAACAAAATCTAAATCAATGACTGAAAAATTGATTTATGCAATAAATCCAAATAACGTGACTTTAAGTTGGGATTCTTGGAATATTGGTTTTAATGTAAAATAGTTTTGCATAAAGTTTTTTTAAATCATCGCCGTTATGGCGATGATTTTTTTTTATCTAATAAATGCGTTTAGAATTTTAAAATGAGTTTGTATCGTTTACTGAGAATCGCATAAAATTATTTTTTTTAAAACTTTTCGGAAATAAGCGACGTATGATACATCATTCATTTGAAATTTAAATAGATTGAATACTATAATGGTGTAGGTTTTAGAAAACTCTATTTTACATAATATAAATTATAGTTCATTTTTATACTTTGATAAAATCACCTTGTTATGGTGATTTTATAGAATTGACAAACTTATTAGTATTTTTTTAGAAAGACAGATTTACCATTTAAAAAAACTTCAAATTGATTTTTGTCATCATAATAAATGGTTTTATAAACGTCTCCTTTAAAAAGAGAAATTTCTCCATGAGACTTTCCATCAGTTTTCGTTGTGTAATCAAATACCATTCTTTTGTTATAAGGTCCAATTCCTAAATTATAAGAAATAAAATCAGTTC
Protein-coding regions in this window:
- a CDS encoding acyl carrier protein — its product is MDREATIEQLKNIIKPYSQNEEAFENLTEETDFINDLKINSANLVDVILDIEEKFDLIIDNESMEKMVNVKAAIGIIEAELLKK
- a CDS encoding 4'-phosphopantetheinyl transferase family protein gives rise to the protein MIGNDIIDLDLALKESNWKRNRFLDKIFSPNEQQLIQNSKNKDHMVWNLWSRKEACYKIYNRQTGIRGFFPLRFVCYYDSANTGTVSIDDFVFYTQTEITSSYIYSVAVLEKEYFKKIKLLETDITIKKENGIPYLVNPVSNNVSPVSITHHGRYQRIISTI
- a CDS encoding 3'-5' exonuclease, with translation MLDWLKNINKEYPDFWKTYLSKFEEKPNRFVVFTTETTGLNPYKDVILSIGSFAIVKNSIHIGDSFETVLLQYKYLHDNGLSNEFIIESRMKKLSEPDAIQAFIDYIGNSVLIGHHIDFDVEMINVSLERLGCGRLKNEALDIDVMYRKLIDANDKQFSLDELSDIFKLPKTYRNTPSEDAYTMALLFLKLKSRLGIK
- a CDS encoding DUF294 nucleotidyltransferase-like domain-containing protein → MNTIAEHIADFLKEYPPFDNLTFQELSEIAANIRVINLEKHKTLFQINDVLHDCFYVVASGTVNLSVISDAEETLLNKCHAGDVFGLRPFFAKNNYMMTAKAREESVIYGIPIATFRPFVANNPNVLNFLLESFASNTWNPKDKENFRGKLASDNFFYAEQKNEMQYFQSLTYNRSPLVVSAADNAKEVALRMTENLSTSAVICENNLPIGIVTNTDMCSKIASGLFPITIAVNSIMSSPVVTVVENVSLAEAQLLMLKNNVSHLCVTHDGTDKSVVRGIISEHDLIVAQANNPGVLIKEVKRSLNPKELRQIRERLAELIQNSINKNIPLSHINNIASEINSAILKRAVEISILELGSPPARFSWLSIGSQGRKEQLLLTDQDSILVFEDVPSDKYRDVRDYFLKLSKKTTLILEKTGYELCPNGHIASNMLWCKSLTDWTKQYDSWINTPGENSNNLSSIFFDLDLVFGEKKIFEALENRIFESIENNSLFFDFLGNDALRKNAPLTFFKKFVREEEEPNKDKFDIKTRALMPLIDGARLFALHFSIRGFNNTYLRFKQLAIIDPKNADIYLNCAEAFLVLSKFRVNEGLKNENSGQYINLDELTKLDKEKLKNAFNPMKDLEELIKSNFKLTQFS
- a CDS encoding DUF2911 domain-containing protein, with product MKLSRKVLLLLATVFVTAFVNAQEKPLSPPEKATGKINGATIEINYGSPSVRGRKIWGELVPFNDIWRAGANEATTFETNKDITIEGSKLPAGKYSFFVIPNEKECVVIFNKEAKQWGAYKYNQKNDQLRVTVKPTKSKSMTEKLIYAINPNNVTLSWDSWNIGFNVK